The Lysinibacter cavernae genome has a window encoding:
- a CDS encoding TetR family transcriptional regulator: protein MARESRGRPVEIDPQRIAAIAMELFVANGFDAVTMDEIAVAAGTSRRSVFRYFPSKNHLVWDGMNEATLRLHAALEQLGESESVAESVRHAYVASVTFPPDLVEVTRQRLQLIGSHSALMSFGLERLEIIQQTLAAYIAERDGLETNALEPQVFSQLIVAASIGALIWWANSSDEQPQTVVDRALLMLEQGSFRI from the coding sequence ATGGCACGTGAGAGCAGGGGGCGACCCGTTGAAATCGACCCGCAGCGGATTGCGGCAATCGCTATGGAGCTGTTTGTTGCCAACGGGTTTGACGCCGTCACGATGGACGAGATCGCGGTAGCCGCTGGCACGAGCCGGCGCAGCGTTTTTCGCTATTTTCCATCAAAGAACCACCTCGTCTGGGACGGCATGAACGAGGCGACGCTGCGGCTGCACGCAGCGCTCGAACAGCTTGGTGAGTCCGAGAGCGTCGCCGAGTCCGTTCGGCACGCCTACGTGGCCTCCGTGACGTTTCCGCCAGACCTTGTTGAGGTGACGCGCCAACGGCTGCAGCTCATTGGCTCCCATTCCGCGCTCATGAGCTTTGGGCTTGAACGCCTCGAAATTATCCAGCAGACGCTCGCCGCTTACATTGCTGAACGGGACGGCCTCGAAACGAACGCGCTTGAACCCCAAGTGTTTTCGCAGCTCATTGTCGCTGCATCTATCGGCGCCCTGATCTGGTGGGCGAACAGCAGCGACGAACAACCGCAAACTGTTGTTGACCGGGCCCTGCTCATGCTTGAGCAAGGGTCATTCCGTATTTAG
- a CDS encoding amino acid permease has translation MSPTPQVLKRGLTARHIRFMALGSAIGTGLFYGSAAAIQTAGPSVLLAYMIGGAAVFMVMRALGEMAVRHPISGSFGQYASRYIGPLAGFITGWTYTFEMFVVALADVTAFGVYMGFWFPNVERWIWILAIIFFIAALNLLSVKVFGELEFWFSLIKIIAIIGMIVGGIAIILFGLGNQSEDAAGISNLFTNGGFFPNGIWGMLAAFTIVMFAFGGIEVIGITAGEAQNPKTVIPKAINSVPVRILLFYVLTLGVIMSLMPWDTIGTEGSPFVMIFDNLGISGAAHILNAVVITAALSAINSDIFGAGRMMFGMAQQGQAPKAFTKLTRNGVPWMTVLAMACALLVGVLLNYLYPDTVFFLIAALATFATVLVWLMILIAHVRMKREIAREQKLPSEFPVPLWPAASYATIAFIVFVIVMIGVVESTRPALLVGIGWVIVLVLSFFVFLKPTGRSTPTLTDETAPIPVIDRAMLGKAKRMRSASSQASSQAPDPEPETALDQH, from the coding sequence ATGTCGCCTACACCCCAGGTACTCAAGCGCGGTCTGACCGCGAGGCACATCCGGTTCATGGCCCTTGGCTCTGCTATTGGCACTGGGCTGTTTTATGGCTCTGCCGCAGCCATTCAGACGGCGGGGCCGTCAGTGCTTCTGGCCTATATGATCGGCGGCGCCGCAGTATTCATGGTCATGCGGGCGCTCGGCGAGATGGCCGTACGACACCCGATCTCGGGGTCGTTTGGCCAGTATGCCAGTCGCTATATCGGGCCGCTCGCCGGCTTCATCACGGGTTGGACGTACACCTTCGAGATGTTTGTTGTCGCCCTCGCCGATGTAACGGCGTTTGGCGTGTATATGGGATTCTGGTTCCCCAACGTTGAACGGTGGATCTGGATCCTCGCGATCATCTTCTTCATCGCGGCACTCAACCTGCTGAGCGTCAAGGTCTTTGGCGAGCTGGAGTTCTGGTTCTCGCTCATCAAGATTATCGCGATCATTGGGATGATCGTTGGTGGCATCGCCATTATCCTGTTTGGTCTTGGCAACCAGAGCGAAGATGCGGCAGGCATCTCCAACCTCTTTACCAACGGTGGGTTCTTCCCTAACGGCATCTGGGGCATGCTTGCAGCGTTCACTATTGTCATGTTTGCCTTTGGCGGCATCGAGGTTATCGGCATCACCGCAGGAGAGGCGCAGAACCCAAAGACGGTCATCCCGAAGGCGATCAACTCGGTTCCCGTCCGCATCCTCCTGTTCTACGTGCTGACGCTCGGTGTCATCATGTCGCTCATGCCCTGGGATACGATCGGAACCGAGGGCAGCCCTTTCGTGATGATCTTCGACAACCTCGGCATCAGTGGCGCAGCGCACATTCTGAACGCTGTTGTTATTACGGCAGCCCTTTCGGCGATCAACAGCGACATTTTTGGGGCAGGCCGAATGATGTTCGGGATGGCGCAACAGGGCCAAGCCCCGAAGGCCTTCACCAAGCTCACTCGCAACGGCGTGCCGTGGATGACGGTTCTTGCCATGGCCTGCGCGCTGCTGGTCGGCGTACTCCTCAACTATCTCTACCCCGACACTGTTTTCTTCCTCATCGCAGCCCTCGCAACATTTGCAACCGTGCTCGTCTGGTTGATGATCCTCATCGCTCATGTCCGGATGAAACGCGAAATCGCTCGCGAACAGAAGCTGCCGTCAGAGTTCCCTGTTCCGCTCTGGCCTGCGGCCTCGTACGCCACGATCGCGTTTATTGTCTTTGTCATCGTCATGATCGGTGTTGTTGAGAGCACCAGGCCAGCCCTCCTTGTTGGCATCGGCTGGGTCATCGTGTTAGTTCTGAGCTTCTTTGTCTTCCTCAAACCGACAGGCCGCAGTACGCCAACGCTCACCGATGAAACGGCGCCCATCCCAGTGATCGACAGGGCGATGCTTGGCAAGGCGAAACGGATGCGCTCGGCATCGTCCCAAGCATCCAGCCAGGCTCCTGACCCCGAGCCCGAAACGGCGCTCGATCAGCACTAA
- a CDS encoding SDR family NAD(P)-dependent oxidoreductase — MTITPSRFDGKTAIVTGAGSGIGRATATRLAQEGAKVIASDVVAERLEALATELADYNVTTVLGDVSTEETAQALVSAAGGRVDVLANIAGIMDGFLPGAEVDDATWERVFNINVNSVMRLSRAVLPLMIEQGSGAIVNVASEAGLRGSAAGIAYTASKHAVIGMTKNNAVMYGGKGIRTNAVAPGAVMTNIEAPMNSQHAAQVVGPLMQVVVPKPAEAERLAAAITWLASEDSANVNGVVLASDGGWSAI; from the coding sequence ATGACCATCACACCATCACGTTTCGACGGAAAAACGGCAATTGTGACCGGAGCCGGCTCGGGCATCGGGCGAGCAACCGCAACACGCCTCGCTCAGGAAGGCGCAAAGGTCATTGCGAGCGACGTCGTAGCAGAGCGCCTCGAAGCACTCGCAACCGAACTTGCCGACTACAACGTCACCACGGTACTCGGAGACGTTTCAACCGAAGAAACCGCACAGGCCCTCGTCTCGGCTGCAGGCGGACGCGTTGATGTCCTCGCCAACATTGCTGGGATCATGGATGGATTCCTCCCAGGCGCAGAGGTCGACGACGCAACCTGGGAGCGTGTCTTCAACATCAACGTCAACTCCGTTATGCGCCTCAGCCGCGCCGTGCTGCCGCTCATGATCGAGCAGGGTAGCGGCGCCATCGTCAACGTCGCGTCAGAGGCAGGTCTCCGTGGCTCTGCAGCAGGCATCGCATACACCGCGTCAAAGCACGCCGTCATCGGCATGACAAAAAACAATGCCGTCATGTACGGGGGTAAAGGCATTCGCACAAACGCCGTTGCGCCAGGAGCGGTCATGACAAACATTGAGGCACCGATGAACTCGCAGCATGCCGCCCAGGTAGTTGGCCCACTCATGCAGGTTGTTGTGCCAAAGCCGGCAGAGGCCGAGCGTCTTGCCGCAGCCATCACATGGCTGGCGAGCGAAGACTCTGCCAATGTCAACGGCGTTGTTCTGGCGAGCGACGGTGGCTGGTCGGCAATCTAA
- a CDS encoding arginase family protein yields MSTPQLSHDPLWPRTGAWPSVATLAADETADLAIIGIPTWRTSLSATQAHTTPDAIRDALPRYAGHVRGANGASLVLDEALRIVDAGNITEPDAPSGEANAIATVADLATRARLIVALGGDNAATVPAALGAYGSDLATAGLITFDAHHDLRDGTSNGSPVRRLVEAGLDGSRIVQIGIADFANSIEYTQRANELGITIIHRDDVAERGMANVVAEALSIAGAAGGPIHVDIDVDVCDRSIAPACPASLPGGFSAHELLSAARLVARDARVRSVDLTEIDATTDAPDGRTIRLAALLVLQIAAGLADRT; encoded by the coding sequence ATGTCTACCCCTCAACTTTCTCACGATCCACTGTGGCCACGCACCGGAGCCTGGCCATCAGTCGCAACCCTTGCCGCAGACGAAACCGCAGATCTCGCCATTATCGGAATACCGACCTGGCGAACCTCGCTCTCCGCTACACAGGCACACACAACGCCAGACGCCATCCGCGACGCACTCCCCCGCTATGCGGGCCACGTACGCGGCGCAAACGGCGCGAGCCTCGTCCTCGATGAAGCGCTCCGCATCGTGGATGCCGGCAACATCACCGAACCCGACGCACCAAGCGGCGAAGCCAACGCCATCGCCACGGTTGCCGATCTCGCAACGCGCGCCCGCCTCATCGTTGCCCTCGGGGGCGACAACGCGGCAACCGTTCCGGCGGCGCTGGGCGCCTACGGCTCAGATCTCGCCACGGCGGGCCTCATCACGTTTGACGCGCACCACGATCTCCGCGACGGCACGAGCAACGGCTCGCCGGTACGCCGACTCGTAGAAGCCGGCCTCGACGGCTCTCGCATCGTGCAGATCGGCATCGCCGATTTTGCCAACTCCATCGAATACACACAGCGCGCCAACGAACTTGGCATCACGATCATCCACCGCGACGACGTAGCCGAACGGGGCATGGCGAATGTTGTTGCCGAGGCACTCAGCATCGCGGGAGCCGCAGGGGGGCCAATTCACGTTGATATCGACGTGGATGTCTGCGACCGATCGATTGCCCCGGCCTGCCCAGCATCCCTCCCCGGCGGCTTTTCAGCTCATGAGCTCCTGTCTGCCGCCCGTCTTGTGGCGCGTGACGCCCGAGTGCGATCGGTCGATCTCACGGAAATCGACGCAACAACCGACGCACCCGATGGTCGCACGATCCGGCTCGCCGCGCTGCTCGTCTTGCAGATCGCCGCGGGGCTTGCCGACCGCACATAA